In one window of uncultured Draconibacterium sp. DNA:
- the rpsI gene encoding 30S ribosomal protein S9, with protein MEVINTIGRRKTAVARIYVSEGKGNITINKRELKEYFPAETLQYIAMQPLNLLEVAEKYDIKANLDGGGPKGQAEAFRLAVTRALMEIDPESRPQLKAAGFVTRDPREVERKKPGQPKARKRFQFSKR; from the coding sequence ATGGAAGTAATAAACACAATCGGACGTAGAAAAACAGCTGTTGCTCGTATTTACGTAAGCGAAGGTAAGGGAAATATTACCATTAATAAAAGGGAATTGAAAGAGTACTTCCCTGCAGAAACATTGCAATACATTGCTATGCAACCACTAAATCTTTTAGAAGTTGCAGAGAAATATGATATTAAAGCAAACCTTGATGGTGGTGGCCCAAAAGGTCAGGCAGAAGCCTTCCGTTTGGCAGTTACCCGCGCATTAATGGAAATCGATCCTGAGTCGAGACCACAGTTGAAAGCTGCAGGTTTTGTTACCAGAGACCCACGCGAGGTGGAACGTAAAAAGCCGGGACAACCAAAGGCAAGAAAACGTTTCCAGTTCTCAAAACGTTAA
- the rplM gene encoding 50S ribosomal protein L13 — MDTLSYKTVSANKATTNKEWVVVDAEDMVLGRLASVVAKMLRGKYKPSFTPHVDCGDNVIVINAEKVALTGKKMSDKVYVRHTGYPGGQRTQNPQDILAKYPERLVEKAVKGMLPKNKLGSALYRNLHVVVGAEHKYEAQKPKVVDLNTIK, encoded by the coding sequence GTGGACACACTTAGTTATAAAACAGTTTCGGCAAACAAAGCTACCACTAATAAAGAGTGGGTTGTTGTTGATGCTGAAGACATGGTATTGGGACGTTTGGCAAGTGTCGTTGCCAAAATGTTAAGAGGTAAATACAAGCCAAGTTTCACACCTCACGTTGATTGTGGCGATAACGTAATTGTTATCAATGCTGAAAAAGTTGCATTAACTGGTAAAAAAATGTCGGACAAAGTTTATGTTCGTCACACTGGTTACCCGGGTGGACAGCGTACTCAGAATCCTCAAGATATTTTAGCTAAATATCCTGAGCGTTTGGTTGAGAAAGCTGTAAAAGGTATGCTCCCTAAAAACAAATTGGGTAGCGCTTTATACCGAAATTTGCATGTAGTAGTTGGTGCAGAGCACAAATATGAGGCTCAAAAACCAAAAGTTGTTGATTTAAATACGATTAAATAA
- the truB gene encoding tRNA pseudouridine(55) synthase TruB: MPDFKKTYDFPGGEILLFDKELEWTSFDVVNKIRYNLCQMMGIKKLKVGHAGTLDPLATGLVLLCTGKATKKIEELQLGEKEYIATLKIGATTPSFDLETEEDSQADFSHVTRESFEKVLPQFIGEIEQVPPIFSAVKVKGKRAFDYARNGEDVKLKAKTIVIRSIEIESFNLPEVKLKVVCGKGTYIRSLARDIGEVLNSGAYLTGLIRTRIGDYKIEDAFKVDFFLENLSLNETN; encoded by the coding sequence ATGCCCGATTTCAAAAAAACATACGATTTCCCTGGCGGGGAAATTTTGCTTTTCGATAAAGAATTGGAATGGACATCGTTTGATGTGGTTAACAAAATACGGTATAACCTGTGCCAAATGATGGGAATAAAGAAGTTGAAAGTTGGCCATGCCGGAACGCTTGATCCGCTGGCAACCGGATTGGTACTTTTGTGCACAGGCAAGGCCACAAAAAAAATTGAGGAGCTGCAACTGGGCGAAAAGGAGTACATTGCAACGTTAAAAATTGGAGCAACTACTCCATCGTTCGATTTGGAAACAGAGGAAGACAGCCAGGCCGATTTTTCGCATGTTACACGCGAAAGTTTTGAAAAAGTACTGCCTCAGTTTATTGGAGAGATTGAACAGGTACCACCGATATTTTCGGCAGTAAAAGTAAAAGGGAAACGCGCATTCGATTATGCCCGAAATGGTGAAGATGTAAAACTTAAAGCAAAAACAATTGTTATAAGAAGCATTGAAATTGAATCGTTTAATCTTCCGGAAGTAAAACTAAAGGTTGTATGTGGCAAAGGAACTTACATCCGATCATTGGCTCGAGATATTGGCGAGGTATTAAATAGTGGCGCCTACTTAACCGGATTAATAAGAACAAGAATTGGTGATTATAAAATTGAAGATGCGTTTAAAGTGGATTTTTTTCTGGAAAACTTAAGTTTAAATGAAACCAATTGA
- a CDS encoding energy transducer TonB, translating into MKQFRKQFYFKTFLVALGFLVAVALLPLQAQDKKVKTAFTMNDMENQDMEYTDQLKEIVEKYPAFTFKYGIEDGEVQDVVVTGIDNEIDRKRLEVVLFDLNSHRNMVKQTNEQVGVFYDIDKEAMYEHGQEVLSEELVDNLEYPEGAKDWGVEGTIFVKMIVDDDGTIPFVTTSTNIETPVERYLDDLEEQAIAAVHETSGEWIPAEVEGVEVASLAVIPITFELEHNPYLY; encoded by the coding sequence ATGAAACAATTTAGAAAACAATTTTATTTTAAAACATTTTTAGTCGCACTTGGATTCTTGGTCGCAGTGGCGTTACTGCCATTGCAGGCTCAGGATAAAAAGGTAAAAACAGCTTTCACCATGAATGACATGGAAAATCAGGATATGGAATATACCGATCAGTTGAAAGAAATCGTTGAAAAATATCCGGCTTTTACATTTAAGTACGGTATTGAAGATGGTGAGGTGCAAGATGTGGTTGTAACCGGAATTGATAATGAGATTGACAGAAAACGATTGGAAGTTGTGCTGTTCGACTTAAACAGTCATCGGAATATGGTAAAACAAACCAACGAACAAGTTGGCGTATTTTATGATATTGATAAAGAAGCGATGTACGAACATGGACAGGAGGTACTATCCGAAGAATTAGTTGACAATCTTGAGTATCCGGAAGGAGCAAAAGACTGGGGTGTAGAAGGAACCATATTTGTAAAAATGATTGTTGATGATGATGGTACAATACCATTTGTAACAACAAGTACAAATATCGAAACTCCGGTTGAAAGATATCTTGACGATTTGGAAGAACAGGCAATTGCCGCAGTGCATGAAACCTCGGGTGAATGGATACCTGCCGAAGTTGAAGGAGTTGAAGTAGCTTCGCTGGCAGTAATTCCGATTACCTTTGAGCTTGAACATAACCCGTATCTGTACTAG
- the tsf gene encoding translation elongation factor Ts: MSFTTADVVKLRKVSGAGMMDCKNALKDAEGDFDKALEIIREKGKLIANKRADRDAAEGVALAKATEDGKFGAIVVLNCETDFVAKNESFVAFAEKILAKALEAKPESLEALKALEIDGSTIEAQVTEQTGVTGEKLDLSYYKCLADEAVVPYIHPGNKLSTLVAFSKAVDTQVGKDIAMQVAAMAPVSVDEASIPQAEIDKELEFAKEKYRKEGKPEAMLEKIAQGSLNKWYKDVTLLNQAFVKDGKMPVKDYLKQADAELTVTAFDRYTLNA; the protein is encoded by the coding sequence ATGTCTTTTACAACAGCAGACGTAGTAAAATTGCGTAAAGTATCAGGCGCAGGGATGATGGATTGCAAAAATGCCCTGAAAGACGCCGAAGGTGACTTCGATAAAGCACTGGAAATCATCCGCGAAAAAGGTAAATTAATTGCTAACAAACGTGCAGACAGAGATGCCGCTGAAGGTGTAGCTCTTGCAAAAGCAACTGAAGACGGAAAATTCGGTGCAATCGTTGTATTGAATTGTGAAACTGACTTTGTTGCTAAGAACGAAAGCTTTGTTGCATTTGCTGAGAAAATTCTTGCAAAAGCATTGGAAGCCAAACCTGAAAGTTTGGAAGCATTAAAAGCACTTGAGATTGACGGTTCTACTATTGAAGCACAAGTTACTGAGCAAACCGGAGTAACTGGTGAGAAACTTGACCTTTCGTACTACAAATGTTTAGCCGACGAGGCTGTAGTTCCTTACATCCACCCTGGTAACAAATTATCAACTCTTGTTGCTTTCAGCAAAGCTGTTGATACTCAGGTAGGAAAAGATATTGCAATGCAGGTTGCGGCTATGGCTCCTGTTTCTGTAGACGAAGCTTCAATTCCGCAAGCTGAAATTGACAAGGAATTAGAGTTCGCTAAAGAAAAATACCGCAAAGAAGGTAAACCGGAAGCAATGCTTGAAAAAATTGCTCAAGGTTCTTTGAACAAGTGGTATAAAGATGTAACTCTTTTAAACCAGGCTTTTGTTAAAGACGGAAAAATGCCTGTAAAAGATTACTTAAAGCAAGCTGATGCAGAATTAACAGTAACAGCTTTCGACCGCTATACTTTGAACGCTTAA
- a CDS encoding PRC-barrel domain-containing protein: MKRSLRELIGYSIKAKNGEKGKVNDFLFDEKSWIIRYVEVDLGNFFKAERVLVPYNFLGEPDWEEKTFKINLSVDNIKRSPNLSFDMPVSRIYERKLADYYGIKYPYWMVDSAAFAGNEVIFYPGVAFRAPRKVIKEEDIDTSLRSFNEIKGYGINATDDKFGHISDMIIDDTDWQILYFVVDTNNLYPWSKKVILPIEVIDKISFSDREAVVDMTKEAIKDSPEYNPDEAVNAEFEEVLYDYHGKRK, translated from the coding sequence ATGAAACGTAGTTTAAGAGAATTAATAGGATATTCCATTAAAGCAAAAAATGGAGAAAAGGGGAAAGTAAATGACTTTTTATTCGACGAAAAGAGTTGGATTATACGCTATGTGGAAGTTGACCTGGGAAACTTCTTTAAAGCGGAAAGGGTATTGGTGCCCTATAACTTTTTGGGTGAGCCGGATTGGGAAGAAAAGACTTTTAAAATAAACTTGAGTGTAGACAATATTAAACGGTCGCCAAACTTAAGTTTTGATATGCCGGTATCGCGAATTTACGAACGAAAGCTGGCCGATTATTATGGAATTAAATATCCGTACTGGATGGTTGACTCTGCTGCTTTTGCCGGAAATGAAGTTATCTTTTATCCGGGAGTGGCATTCAGAGCTCCACGTAAGGTGATTAAGGAAGAAGACATTGATACAAGCTTGCGAAGCTTTAATGAGATTAAAGGTTACGGAATTAACGCCACCGATGACAAATTCGGACATATCTCTGATATGATTATTGACGACACCGACTGGCAAATTCTGTACTTTGTTGTAGATACGAATAATTTATACCCCTGGAGTAAAAAAGTGATTCTTCCGATTGAAGTTATCGATAAGATCAGCTTCTCGGATCGCGAAGCCGTGGTTGATATGACAAAAGAAGCCATTAAAGACTCGCCGGAATATAATCCGGATGAAGCAGTAAATGCCGAGTTTGAGGAAGTGCTTTACGACTATCATGGCAAAAGAAAATAG
- the rpsB gene encoding 30S ribosomal protein S2 produces the protein MPKTNFQELLEAGAHFGHLKRKWNPNMEPYIFMEKNGIHIIDLQKTVVKIDEAAAAIKQIAKSGRKVLFVATKKQAKELVSEQVKEVGMPYVTERWPGGMLTNFPTIRKAVKKMISIDKMMKDTSWDNLSKREKLQITRQRAKLDKVLGSISDLTRLPAALFVVDVLKEKIAVREAKKLGIPVFAIVDTNSNPNDIDFVIPANDDASQSIRIIVGEMCDAVKAGLNERKIEKDKEEATAEVSKKKEAKAEETSEK, from the coding sequence ATGCCAAAAACAAATTTTCAAGAATTATTGGAAGCAGGTGCACATTTCGGTCACCTGAAAAGAAAGTGGAATCCAAACATGGAGCCTTATATCTTCATGGAGAAAAACGGTATCCACATTATCGATCTGCAAAAAACAGTTGTAAAAATTGATGAAGCTGCTGCAGCCATCAAACAAATTGCAAAATCAGGTCGTAAAGTGTTATTCGTTGCCACTAAAAAGCAAGCCAAAGAGCTGGTTTCAGAGCAAGTAAAAGAGGTAGGAATGCCTTATGTAACTGAACGCTGGCCAGGAGGTATGCTTACCAACTTCCCAACAATCCGTAAAGCGGTGAAAAAAATGATCTCCATCGATAAAATGATGAAGGACACAAGTTGGGATAACCTTTCAAAACGCGAAAAATTGCAGATTACACGTCAGCGTGCGAAACTGGATAAAGTATTGGGTTCTATCTCAGACCTTACCCGTTTGCCAGCTGCATTATTTGTTGTTGACGTATTGAAAGAAAAAATTGCTGTTCGTGAAGCAAAAAAATTAGGAATTCCTGTATTTGCTATTGTTGATACAAACTCGAATCCTAACGATATCGACTTTGTAATTCCTGCTAACGACGACGCATCACAATCAATCCGCATAATTGTGGGTGAGATGTGCGATGCTGTTAAAGCTGGTTTGAACGAACGCAAAATAGAGAAAGATAAAGAAGAGGCAACTGCTGAAGTTTCTAAAAAGAAAGAAGCAAAAGCAGAAGAAACTTCTGAAAAGTAA
- a CDS encoding undecaprenyl-diphosphate phosphatase translates to MTELQALLLGIIQGLTEFLPVSSSGHLEIGHALLGIEDENSLLFVLTVHVATVLSTILVFRKDIMVLCKDLFAFQWNESTEYISKLLFSSIPIVIVGFLFRDKLEALFTGNLFFVGCMLLFTASLLTLTQFVKKSDGKITFGKALLIGVAQTLAVLPGISRSGATIATGLLLKGKKENVARFSFLMVLIPILGAAFVDIVTGELKSTKVDLLPLLIGFASAFLSGWLACSWMIKIVKRGKLIYFAIYCALIGLIAIFAA, encoded by the coding sequence ATGACTGAACTCCAGGCATTACTTCTCGGTATCATCCAGGGACTTACCGAATTTCTTCCCGTTAGCTCCAGCGGACATCTTGAAATTGGACACGCGCTTCTGGGTATTGAAGATGAAAACAGTTTACTTTTCGTTTTAACCGTTCATGTTGCTACAGTTTTGAGTACCATTCTTGTATTCAGAAAAGACATTATGGTTTTGTGTAAAGATCTTTTTGCATTTCAATGGAACGAATCAACCGAATATATCAGCAAACTTCTTTTTTCGTCTATTCCGATAGTAATTGTTGGCTTTCTCTTCCGCGATAAACTGGAAGCCCTTTTTACCGGTAATTTATTTTTTGTGGGTTGCATGTTGCTTTTTACTGCCAGCTTGCTAACACTTACTCAATTTGTTAAAAAAAGCGATGGAAAGATCACCTTTGGCAAAGCATTGCTAATTGGTGTTGCCCAAACCCTGGCAGTTTTGCCGGGAATTTCACGAAGCGGAGCCACAATCGCAACCGGTTTACTATTAAAAGGCAAAAAAGAAAATGTAGCTCGTTTTTCATTCCTCATGGTTTTAATACCCATTTTAGGAGCTGCTTTTGTGGACATTGTAACAGGTGAACTGAAGTCAACCAAAGTAGATTTACTTCCATTACTGATCGGATTTGCAAGTGCCTTTCTTTCAGGATGGCTAGCCTGCTCGTGGATGATAAAAATCGTAAAACGTGGCAAATTAATTTATTTTGCAATTTATTGCGCTCTTATTGGGCTAATTGCTATCTTTGCAGCCTGA
- a CDS encoding permease-like cell division protein FtsX, which translates to MSKKPKKFKKRFFNSWITSLTSITLVLILLGMLSFILINSKKLSDYVREKIGFTLVLADDLRETEIIRLQKILSAGDFVKSVNYIDKESAAKELTKELGEDFQGFLGYNPLFASLDIKLNAAYTHSDSLQVLEQKFLEYPQVTEVYYQKNLVTLINENVKRISLALLILSGLLTFIFFGLINNTVRLLIYSQRFTINTMQMVGASKGFIRKPFLIKSLFLGALGGILANTILIGSIYFYKQELYGLINFADLQTITLIASIVFLLGFTISFLSTWLALGKFLRMKFDELFY; encoded by the coding sequence ATGAGCAAAAAACCTAAAAAGTTTAAAAAGCGTTTTTTCAACTCCTGGATTACTTCGTTAACCAGTATTACGCTTGTGCTTATTTTGCTGGGCATGCTAAGTTTTATCCTCATAAACAGCAAAAAGCTCTCGGATTATGTGCGCGAAAAAATCGGATTCACACTGGTTCTAGCCGACGACTTACGCGAGACAGAAATCATTCGCCTGCAAAAAATTTTAAGTGCCGGCGATTTTGTAAAATCGGTTAATTACATCGATAAGGAATCGGCCGCCAAAGAACTAACAAAAGAATTGGGCGAAGATTTCCAGGGATTCCTGGGCTACAATCCGCTTTTTGCCTCGCTCGACATAAAATTAAATGCTGCTTACACACACAGCGACAGCCTGCAGGTTTTGGAACAGAAATTTTTGGAATACCCTCAGGTTACAGAAGTTTATTATCAGAAGAACCTGGTTACCCTGATTAACGAAAACGTAAAAAGGATAAGTCTTGCCCTGCTGATATTAAGCGGACTGCTTACATTTATATTCTTTGGATTGATTAACAACACCGTTCGTCTGTTGATTTATTCGCAGCGTTTTACGATAAACACCATGCAAATGGTTGGCGCCAGCAAAGGTTTTATTCGCAAACCATTTTTAATTAAAAGTTTATTCCTCGGCGCACTCGGCGGAATTTTGGCAAACACCATTCTTATTGGCAGCATTTATTTCTACAAACAAGAACTTTACGGCTTGATAAATTTTGCCGATCTGCAAACGATCACGCTTATTGCCAGCATTGTATTTTTATTGGGCTTTACCATCTCATTTTTATCAACATGGTTAGCACTGGGCAAATTCCTTCGCATGAAATTTGATGAATTATTTTATTAA
- a CDS encoding DUF3098 domain-containing protein translates to MAKKSKEVKETAGFALGKENYKLMAIGFAVIVVGFILMAGGGSDDPNVFSEDIFSFRRITLAPILLLLGFGFEIYAIMKKPKDD, encoded by the coding sequence ATGGCTAAAAAAAGTAAAGAAGTTAAGGAAACTGCAGGCTTTGCATTAGGCAAAGAAAACTATAAACTGATGGCAATTGGTTTTGCCGTAATCGTTGTTGGATTTATTCTAATGGCCGGTGGCGGAAGCGACGACCCCAATGTTTTTAGTGAAGACATTTTTAGCTTTCGCCGGATTACCCTGGCTCCAATCCTGTTACTTCTGGGCTTTGGATTCGAGATTTACGCCATTATGAAAAAACCTAAAGACGATTAA